A single window of Pseudomonas lijiangensis DNA harbors:
- a CDS encoding DUF4426 domain-containing protein — protein MSRLAIFLLTACLGLPALAADAIKGERQERFGDITVHYSTFNSTFLQPEIAKGVELIRSKNQGVINISVIKDGKPQAAQVSGTVKDLTSASIPLSFKQITEPGAVYYIAQYPVPQQENRTFDIHVKTGSDTHRFSFNQELFPGQ, from the coding sequence ATGAGTCGCCTGGCCATTTTCCTGCTGACTGCCTGTCTGGGCCTGCCTGCGCTGGCAGCCGATGCCATCAAGGGCGAGCGACAGGAAAGGTTTGGTGACATAACCGTTCACTACTCCACCTTCAACTCGACCTTCCTGCAGCCGGAAATCGCCAAAGGCGTCGAGCTGATCCGCAGCAAGAACCAGGGCGTGATCAATATTTCCGTGATCAAGGATGGCAAGCCACAAGCGGCACAGGTCAGCGGTACGGTCAAAGACCTGACCAGCGCCTCGATCCCCTTGAGCTTCAAGCAGATCACCGAACCCGGCGCGGTCTACTACATCGCGCAATACCCTGTACCGCAGCAGGAAAACCGGACCTTCGACATTCACGTCAAGACTGGCAGCGATACCCATCGCTTCAGTTTCAATCAAGAGCTTTTCCCGGGCCAATGA